From Propionispora vibrioides, the proteins below share one genomic window:
- a CDS encoding methyl-accepting chemotaxis protein has product MLRNLKTSVKILSLIILMTLSLLIVGYLGHYATTNMAASLNDMYNNRLLPIQWLNSVRAESRINENLTLAIFLSQDKSKQAVLLKEIGEHKAKVESLLGDYSQAKLDSYEAQALPQVMEEMKAYRGEWQKALDLAMAGRQAEGYAYFTQNAAGHLESLNKLLDELVEHNSKIAAEEKTANNALAVYNDRLGLAATLVTVLLALGMGWLISRLIAVPLNQMVSQVKQLAAGNLADRQATAVYEDEVGQLSKEVNVMAGHLRNLVVNITQTAEQLAAASEELTAGTDQAAQATEDVTVTIAEVAQGAQEQSNAIEEATNIVMQMSTAIEQIAGNANTVSGAASKTAEAATAGSQSADLVSAQMESIEETVGASAQAVEKLGERSKEIGQIVDTISGIASQTNLLALNAAIEAARAGEQGRGFAVVAEEVRKLAEQSQEAASQIAGMIGEVQAETSRAVTAMNEGSQQVKTGAEVVVNAGKGFKEIVSLIDDVSSQVMEISSAIQQLSAGSQQIVTAMRNIDDIGKKSANRTQTVSSAIEEHSASIEEISSSSQELSIMAEKLQGAVHKFKV; this is encoded by the coding sequence ATGTTACGAAATCTTAAAACATCTGTAAAAATTCTTAGTTTAATTATTCTCATGACACTTTCTTTGCTTATTGTCGGCTACTTAGGTCATTATGCAACAACGAACATGGCCGCCAGCCTTAATGATATGTATAACAATCGCTTGCTGCCGATTCAGTGGCTAAACTCGGTGCGAGCAGAAAGCAGAATTAATGAAAATCTCACCTTAGCGATTTTCCTCAGTCAGGATAAATCCAAGCAAGCGGTGCTGTTAAAGGAGATCGGTGAGCATAAGGCCAAAGTCGAAAGCCTGCTTGGCGATTATTCCCAGGCAAAGCTGGACTCTTATGAGGCCCAGGCGTTGCCTCAGGTAATGGAGGAAATGAAAGCCTACCGGGGTGAATGGCAAAAGGCGCTGGATCTGGCAATGGCAGGAAGACAGGCGGAAGGTTATGCGTATTTTACGCAAAACGCCGCAGGCCACTTGGAGAGCTTAAATAAGTTGCTGGATGAACTGGTTGAACATAACTCGAAGATCGCAGCAGAGGAAAAAACGGCCAATAATGCTCTTGCGGTGTACAACGACCGTCTTGGCCTGGCTGCAACGTTAGTGACGGTTCTCCTGGCTTTGGGAATGGGTTGGCTGATTTCCCGTTTGATTGCTGTCCCGTTAAACCAGATGGTTTCACAGGTGAAGCAGCTGGCGGCCGGAAATCTTGCCGATAGGCAGGCAACGGCAGTCTATGAAGATGAAGTCGGTCAGCTTAGCAAGGAAGTCAATGTTATGGCAGGGCACTTGCGTAATTTGGTAGTTAATATTACGCAGACTGCCGAGCAGTTGGCGGCAGCTTCGGAAGAATTGACGGCTGGCACCGATCAGGCTGCTCAGGCAACGGAAGATGTCACAGTTACTATTGCGGAAGTTGCGCAAGGAGCGCAAGAACAGTCAAATGCCATTGAGGAAGCTACTAACATTGTCATGCAGATGTCGACGGCTATTGAGCAAATAGCCGGCAATGCCAATACGGTAAGCGGAGCGGCCTCGAAAACCGCTGAAGCTGCGACGGCAGGTTCCCAATCGGCAGATTTGGTATCGGCTCAAATGGAAAGTATTGAAGAAACGGTGGGAGCTTCAGCGCAGGCCGTAGAAAAGCTTGGCGAACGCTCAAAAGAAATAGGGCAGATTGTCGATACGATTTCCGGCATTGCCAGCCAGACCAACCTATTGGCACTCAACGCAGCCATTGAGGCGGCCCGTGCGGGAGAACAGGGACGAGGCTTTGCCGTGGTCGCCGAGGAAGTGCGTAAACTGGCGGAACAGTCTCAGGAGGCAGCGAGTCAGATTGCTGGTATGATTGGTGAAGTACAGGCCGAAACCAGCCGGGCGGTTACAGCCATGAACGAGGGCAGCCAGCAGGTAAAAACCGGGGCGGAGGTAGTGGTTAACGCCGGGAAGGGCTTTAAAGAAATCGTCTCGCTTATTGATGACGTATCGTCGCAAGTGATGGAAATTTCTTCGGCCATACAGCAGTTATCGGCCGGCAGTCAGCAAATTGTGACGGCCATGCGCAACATTGATGATATAGGCAAAAAGTCGGCAAACCGGACGCAAACAGTTTCGTCGGCCATAGAGGAACATTCCGCTTCTATAGAGGAAATCTCGTCTTCTAGCCAGGAACTGT
- a CDS encoding TetR/AcrR family transcriptional regulator: MTGQRRDQILDAFMRIVADHGINRTTMRDIAREVGCSVGTIYNEFANKEALIDALLERAQQEMDQLLKELSVSCQAPPEMRLRRFMIGFVRAVNLKMQRDRAFTEFVKEIKNFRHIGFKPTDLGKTVKLKVIAVIEEILTQGVQDGTFEIDDIPLTARLVREAFTEYLVPFLTLEKAIEDIVEGAQAMMELIIKSIKAT; the protein is encoded by the coding sequence GTGACTGGTCAGAGACGGGATCAGATTTTGGATGCTTTCATGCGGATTGTTGCAGATCACGGCATAAATAGAACAACTATGCGCGATATTGCACGCGAAGTAGGGTGTAGTGTGGGAACAATTTATAATGAGTTCGCCAACAAAGAAGCCTTAATTGACGCCTTGCTTGAGCGGGCCCAGCAAGAGATGGACCAGCTATTGAAAGAGTTATCTGTGTCTTGCCAGGCGCCTCCGGAAATGCGGCTCCGCCGATTCATGATCGGGTTCGTACGGGCGGTCAATCTGAAAATGCAGAGAGACCGGGCGTTTACTGAATTTGTTAAGGAAATAAAAAATTTCCGACACATAGGATTTAAGCCGACAGATTTGGGAAAGACGGTAAAATTAAAGGTGATTGCCGTTATTGAAGAGATTCTTACGCAAGGGGTCCAGGATGGTACATTTGAGATTGACGATATTCCCTTGACCGCCAGGCTGGTGAGAGAAGCATTTACCGAGTATTTGGTCCCGTTTCTTACGCTTGAAAAAGCAATTGAAGACATCGTCGAAGGTGCCCAAGCCATGATGGAGTTGATCATTAAGTCAATCAAGGCAACATAA